The following DNA comes from Spirulina major PCC 6313.
CACCTCTTCAAGCTTACGGATAGACCGGGGGGATTCGCGCAAAATCACTAAAAGAGTTAATAAATTGGTCAATTATGCTACAGTGATGGCACTCAATCGGCTCTGGTCGGGATCAGCGATCGGATGAGAAGGGGAAAGCCTAGTGAAAAACTAGCACTGTCGCGCAACTGTGATGGGTTTTAGGCCCTTAGTCAGGATGCCCGCCGATGTGAGGAAAGGGTCTGGTATTTTGAGAGTTCAATGTGGTTTAAGGACTGCGCGAAACAGTCGGAGATGATTTAGATGAGTCAGATGCAGCAACGAATGCGGATTTTGGGTCTTTGTGGCGCGATCGCCCTCCTCTTCAAGAGCCAAGCCGCCTACGCCCACCATCCCTTTGGGGGCACAACTCCCACGACGGCATTCACAGGCTTTTTATCCGGGTTGGGTCATCCGGTAATTGGTGTGGATCATTTTGCCGTTGTGGTTGCAACGGGTCTGCTAGCCGCCCTCTATGGTCGGCGCGGTTTGGTGATTCCTTTGGCGTTTATTATCACGACGATGCTCGGAACGGGGCTGCATTTACAGGCGATGGATTTACCCTTTGCGGAAACTGCGATCGCAGTATCGGTGCTGAGTGTTGGCGTTCTCTTGGCGATTCCCCAACGGTTGCAATGGTTGGCGGTGGCGGCGATCGCTGCCCTGGCCGGTATTTTCCACGGCTATGCCTATGGTGAAGCGATCGTCGGGGCAGAAATGACCCCCTTGGTGGCTTATCTGTCCGGATTTGCGACGATTCAAGGCGCGATCGCCCTCAGTGTCGCCCTCACCGCCCAACAACTTTGGCAGAATCTTGATACTACCAAAGCCCTCCCCCTCCGCTTCGCCGGCTTTACCTTGGCGGGTGTGGGGTTAGCCTTCCTCTCGTCGGCTGTGCTCGGTTAATTTCCTTCAACGCACGTTAATCCTCAAAAGGGCATGAGCAGATCATGTCCTTTTGTGTCTCGATTGCGCGGCATAATCCAGCCAACCTATCCTTTACCCCTCAACGAAACGATGCATAAAATTCCTGTGACGGTGATTACTGGTTTTCTCGGTGCGGGCAAGACAACCCTCGTGCGCCATCTGCTCCAAAACAACGAAGGCCGCCGCATTGCGGTGTTGGTGAATGAATTTGGTGAGGTGGGGATTGATGGGGATTTGCTGCGATCGTGTCAGGTGTGCGATGACGAGGATGATCCGCATACCAATATTGTCGAACTCACGAATGGTTGCCTCTGCTGCACGGTGCAAGAGGAGTTTTATCCCACCATGCAGGAATTGTTGAAGCGGCGCGATCGCCTCGACTGCATTCTCATCGAAACCTCCGGCCTCGCCCTCCCCAAACCCCTGATCCAAGCCTTCCGCTGGGACGACATCCGCAACGCCGCCACGGTGGATGGCGTGATTACTGTGGTGGATTGTGATGCCCTCGCAGCGGGGACCTTGGTGGGGGATCTTGATGCCCTCGAAGCCCAACGCCAAGCCGACCCCAACCTTGACCACGAAACCCCCATCGAAGAACTCTTTGAGGATCAACTCGCCTGTGCTGACATGGTACTGCTGACGAAAACCGACAGCGTTGATGCGGCAACGGCGGCCAAAACCCAAACCTGGCTCCAGTCTCAAATCCCAGCCGGGGTGAAGATTGTCCCCTGTGGCCATGGTCAAATTGATGCCAATGTATTGTTAGGCTTTAATGCGGCGGTGGAAGATCAACTAGATCAGCGTCCGAGTCACCACGATCACGAGGGAGAACATGATCATGATGATGAGATTAATGCGGTGCAGTGGGTGTGCGATCGCCCCCTCGACCCCGTCGCCCTGCTCGACCATCTCCAAACCCTTGTTCAACAGCACGAAATCTACCGAATCAAAGGCTTTGTGGCGGTTCCTAACAAACCGATGCGCCTCGTGGTGCAGGGCGTGGGCAACCGTTTCGACTCCTTTTACGATCGCCGCTGGCACGAGGGCGAACCCCACCAGACGCGCCTGGTGATCATCGGGCGGGAGTTAGTCGAAGCGGAGATAGTGCGATCGTTAGAGGCGATATAACCCGAAAATCCTCGGTATAATACCGCCATGAGTATCAATGTATTCTTGTATGGCCAATGGTCAGACAAATGACCCTAGACTTGTTTGCGCCCATTGCAACGTCACCGCCATCAACTCGGACGCACTTTGATTTTCAGTTTATTGACTTATTTGCAGGGATTGGTGGCTTTCGGATTCCGCTCGAAGCGTTGGGGGGAACGTGCCGGGGCTATGCCGAAATTGATAAAGACGCGATCGCAACCTACACCGCAAACTTCGCCGATGATCACGACATTCCACTGGGCGATATTACCCAACTTCACGTCCTACCGTCTGACATTGATCTATTGGTGGGCGGTGTCCCCTGTCAAGCCTGGTCAATTGCGGGGCGAACCTTGGGGTTTGATGATCCACGGGGTCGATTGTGGTTTGATGTCTGTCGGTTAGTGGCCCAGAGTCAGCCCCGGAGTTTCCTCTTTGAAAATGTGAAAGGACTCACAGAACCCAGGCATCGTCACAGCTTAGATTACATTGTCTACACCTTACAAAACAGTGGCTATGTGGTCTACTGGACAGTCTTGAATAGTTATGATTTTGGGTTACCGCAGGATCGCGATCGCTTATTTTTAGTGGGGATTCGTCAGGATCAAGCCCA
Coding sequences within:
- a CDS encoding HupE/UreJ family protein, which produces MSQMQQRMRILGLCGAIALLFKSQAAYAHHPFGGTTPTTAFTGFLSGLGHPVIGVDHFAVVVATGLLAALYGRRGLVIPLAFIITTMLGTGLHLQAMDLPFAETAIAVSVLSVGVLLAIPQRLQWLAVAAIAALAGIFHGYAYGEAIVGAEMTPLVAYLSGFATIQGAIALSVALTAQQLWQNLDTTKALPLRFAGFTLAGVGLAFLSSAVLG
- the cobW gene encoding cobalamin biosynthesis protein CobW; translation: MHKIPVTVITGFLGAGKTTLVRHLLQNNEGRRIAVLVNEFGEVGIDGDLLRSCQVCDDEDDPHTNIVELTNGCLCCTVQEEFYPTMQELLKRRDRLDCILIETSGLALPKPLIQAFRWDDIRNAATVDGVITVVDCDALAAGTLVGDLDALEAQRQADPNLDHETPIEELFEDQLACADMVLLTKTDSVDAATAAKTQTWLQSQIPAGVKIVPCGHGQIDANVLLGFNAAVEDQLDQRPSHHDHEGEHDHDDEINAVQWVCDRPLDPVALLDHLQTLVQQHEIYRIKGFVAVPNKPMRLVVQGVGNRFDSFYDRRWHEGEPHQTRLVIIGRELVEAEIVRSLEAI